A window of the Trichoderma asperellum chromosome 4, complete sequence genome harbors these coding sequences:
- a CDS encoding uncharacterized protein (BUSCO:EOG092D3KBF): MAPKTLIAPSILSADFAQLGAECARTMEQGADWLHVDIMDGHFVPNITFGAPVVAKVRPHVEKPSQPAGRGTFDCHMMIAEPKKWVKEFKAAGCDLYCFHYEAAFSSAAESPEETTDKKTSPKELIRYIHDNGLLAGIAIKPDTSVDVLWDILESSDPKERPDMVLVMTVYPGFGGQKFMASELPKVQELRKRYPELNIEVDGGLGPSTIDQAAEAGANVIVAGSAVFGAKDPAEVISLLRKSVDTRGGKL, translated from the exons ATGGCCCCCAAGACTCTCATTGCCCCGTCAATTCTATCGGCGGACTTTGCACAGCTCGGCGCAGAATGTGCCCGGACCATGGAGCAGGGTGCGGATTGGCTGCACGTTGATATCAT GGACGGTCATTTCGTACCAAACATTACCTTTGGCGCCCCCGTTGTTGCAAAGGTCCGCCCGCACGTCGAGAAGCCGAGCCAGCCCGCCGGACGAGGCACATTTGATTGCCATATGATGATTGCGGAG CCCAAGAAATGGGTCAAGGAGTTCAAGGCCGCTGGCTGTGACCTGTACTGCTTCCACTACGAAGCCGCTTTCTCATCAGCCGCAGAATCCCCCGAGGAGACGACCGACAAGAAGACAAGCCCCAAGGAGCTGATCAGATATATCCACGACAACGGGCTGCTGGCAGGAATTGCGATCAAGCCTGATACCTCCGTTGACGTGCTTTGGGACATTCTTGAGAGCTCGGACCCCAAGGAGAGACCTGAT ATGGTCCTAGTTATGACCGTTTATCCCGGATTTGGAGGCCAAAAGTTCATGGCCTCGGAGCTGCCGAAGGTCCAGGAACTGCGTAAACGATACCCCGAGCTGAACATTGAGGTTGATGGAGGCCTCGGCCCCAGCACAATCGACCAGGCTGCCGAAGCAGGAGCCAATGTCATTGTTGCGGGCAGTGCCGTCTTTGGAGCCAAGGACCCGGCCGAGGTCATTTCTTTGCTTCGAAAGTCGGTCGACACGAGGGGTGGCAAATTGTAG
- a CDS encoding uncharacterized protein (EggNog:ENOG41), giving the protein MSEVISRPSASRGRGSGRGGRGGFAGRGGRRSNGENFKTADDNLGTFEDEGEFAELRKQYGDKTSVIREMFPDWSEPDVLYALKETNGDETEAVTRIAEGTISQWGEVSKKTKTTRPKTKDASSAPVNTELSSSARNTRGGRASDGAPRGGRGRATTDRGGRGGRARSTHPTNGSRPKDSQQLSVPTEESPAYKDDAANGIDDKKLVPTEKAAPAEPAKPAAPPVKTWASMLRQSIPPPKVVPAVPKEVPAPKPVEHVEPEHVPEPALVEAEPVKPEAEEKAEATPVVEQATPVAAPATAEPAATIAPSQDELTETNLEQSPPSATATPLSAAQQQHQAQKTTTSGFAASALKATTERVAPRTPSFQRRVLQQEEAVRMPGNREVDRAAVQFGAFNLDDDEDIDGEREEPETRAQPPADSPVAVPRTSLPPASQPVAVPEPYAPKTTTAPPPGMTPIAAAATSAQAPIPSQTQPPIPNIQQYGRFGQAGPQDVSAAQQKPLDPFNQPAPASQPPFDNFAAQTSQPPAQQPGAAFSSAPSDYSAYYTANQQDRNPYAFYGQHYSQQGAHAQPEGVPSQQRPFGGYNATQTDNLSQYPQSGTGHNQPRFGGSNENQNSGHSTPNPVTQAQQQQPQQQGGPGSQPQAHGQYPGYNHPYYSNPYYHQYYSGYGQGGFGPYGKGGMYGQPYGVSPNAPYDHTSSPGTFGPSSLHRDSPLGSGLGDYGRAGSAQAGSQPGLGGSSFGSTHDSFSRGASSFQSQGQSFSTQTQPSTGASADELKPFGETKSTSGPSPSLGAPRPGSATNTAPGAQSGGLPPPQTSQMSGAYGGYPSHLQGHGLHGSGAYGMGGGAGANQHSTPYGSYGQAGFGSGGYYSTGQQQQQGQQQQQQRGGWGGNYH; this is encoded by the exons ATGTCTGAGGTCATCTCACGGCCATCTGCCTCACGCGGCAGAGGCTCCGGCCGAGGTGGCAGAGGGGGTTTCGCTGGCCGAGGCGGTCGCAGATCCAACGGCGAGAACTTCAAGACCGCTGACGACAACTTGGGCACGTTTGAGGATGAGGGCGAGTTTGCCGAGCTTCGAAAGCAATATGGCGACAAGACTTCGGTGATCCGCGAAATGTTCCCCGACTGGTCTGAACCCGATGTCCTCTATGCTCTCAAGGAAACAAATGGTGATGAGACTGAGGCTGTGACACGAATTGCTGAAG GCACCATCTCTCAGTGGGGTGAAGTCTccaagaagacgaagaccaCTCGTCCCAAGACCAAGGACGCATCCTCTGCACCCGTGAACACTGAACTGTCTTCCAGCGCTCGAAACACCCGTGGCGGCCGTGCTTCTGACGGAGCTCCTCGTGGCGGCCGAGGCAGAGCTACTACAGATAGAGGTGGTCGTGGTGGACGTGCCAGGTCGACTCATCCTACCAACGGATCTCGACCCAAGGATAGCCAGCAACTTTCTGTGCCCACCGAAGAGTCCCCCGCATACAAAGATGACGCTGCCAACGGAATTGACGACAAGAAGCTCGTGCCTACTGAGAAGGCTGCCCCGGCCGAACCCGCCAAGCCTGCCGCTCCTCCAGTCAAGACTTGGGCTAGCATGCTCCGACAGTCGATTCCTCCTCCCAAGGTCGTGCCCGCAGTTCCCAAAGAAGTTCCCGCTCCTAAGCCCGTCGAACACGTCGAACCCGAACACGTTCCCGAACCCGCCCTAGTTGAAGCTGAACCCGTCAAGCCCGAGGccgaagagaaagcagaggCCACTCCAGTTGTTGAGCAAGCAACTCCTGTTGCCGCTCCCGCGACCGCCGAACCCGCTGCCACAATTGCTCCTTCTCAGGATGAATTGACGGAAACTAATCTGGAACAA AGCCCTCCTAGTGCTACTGCCACTCCTCTTTCGGCCgctcagcaacagcaccaGGCTCAGAAGACCACTACTAGCGGTTTTGCTGCCTCGGCTTTGAAGGCGACTACCGAGCGAGTCGCCCCTCGCACCCCCAGCTTCCAACGACGAGTTcttcagcaagaagaagctgtccgCATGCCCGGCAACCGAGAGGTTGACCGTGCTGCTGTACAGTTCGGTGCCTTTAAcctcgatgacgacgaggatatTGACGGCGAGCGCGAAGAACCAGAGACTCGAGCTCAGCCTCCCGCCGATTCACCTGTTGCTGTTCCCCGAACCTCACTTCCTCCGGCCTCTCAACCTGTCGCTGTGCCGGAACCCTATGCTCCTAAGACCACTACTGCACCCCCTCCTGGAATGACACCTATTG CTGCCGCAGCCACTTCAGCCCAGGCACCTATCCCCTCTCAGA CTCAACCTCCTATCCCTAATATTCAGCAATACGGTCGAtttggccaagctggcccCCAGGACGTCTCCGCGGCTCAGCAGAAGCCCCTGGACCCGTTCAACCAGCCAGCTCCCGCATCCCAACCACCCTTTGATAACTTTGCGGCTCAAACGTCTCAACCTCCCGCCCAGCAGCCTGGTGCAGCTTTCAGCTCAGCTCCTAGCGACTACTCCGCCTACTACACTGCAAACCAGCAGGATCGAAACCCATACGCCTTTTACGGCCAGCACTATAGCCAGCAGGGAGCACATGCCCAACCCGAGGGCGTTCCCTCGCAGCAGCGACCTTTCGGAGGCTACAATGCCACCCAAACCGACAACCTTAGCCAGTACCCGCAAAGCGGCACTGGCCATAACCAGCCACGATTCGGCGGCAGCAACGAGAACCAGAACAGCGGCCACTCTACCCCCAACCCCGTCActcaggctcagcagcagcagcctcagcaacAGGGAGGTCCAGGTTCGCAGCCCCAGGCTCACGGACAATACCCCGGATACAACCACCCCTACTATAGCAACCCTTACTACCACCAATACTACTCTGGATACGGCCAAGGAGGATTTGGCCCGTATGGCAAGGGCGGCATGTATGGACAACCCTATGGCGTTTCGCCTAATGCGCCCTACGACCATACCTCGTCCCCCGGAACTTTTGGCCCTTCATCTCTCCACAGAGACAGCCCTCTTGGCTCTGGCCTTGGTGACTACGGCCGTGCCGGCTCTGCTCAAGCAGGTAGCCAGCCTGGTCTGggaggcagcagcttcggcAGCACCCACGACAGCTTCTCTCGAGGCGCCTCATCATTCCAGTCTCAGGGACAATCGTTCAGCACCCAGACTCAGCCAAGCACTGGAGCCTCGGCTGACGAGCTGAAGCCTTTTGGTGAAACCAAGTCTACTTCTGGCCCCTCGCCATCTCTCGGAGCCCCTCGGCCAGGCTCTGCCACAAACACTGCTCCCGGTGCGCAAAGCGGCGGCCTCCCGCCCCCCCAGACGTCCCAGATGAGCGGTGCCTATGGTGGATACCCTAGCCATCTTCAAGGCCACGGCCTTCACGGCAGCGGCGCATACGGcatgggcggcggcgctggtgctAACCAGCACAGCACTCCTTATGGCTCTTACGGTCAAGCCGGATTCGGCAGCGGAGGCTACTACAGCACcggtcagcagcagcagcaaggccagcaacagcagcagcaacgcgGCGGCTGGGGCGGAAACTACCATTAG
- a CDS encoding uncharacterized protein (EggNog:ENOG41), with the protein MGFENHQKEVRDHFPALQQNQVYLDNAGGSQTLGTVIDSIRDYLTGTNVQLGASYVVSKKSTALYGAAYKAAAKYINANPDEIVFGSSTTQLFRNLSYALKFNPGDEIVVSWIDHEANIASWLDLAERQNLVLKWWKPKPSLNPELLASDLTALLSPRTRLVTCTHASNLLGTITDVKAVAAAAHSVGALLCVDAVAYAPHRPIDVKDLGVDFYCFSWYKVYGPHISMLYGSWSAQTHVRPLGHFFNPSVSLEDKIGLAGGSYELLQAVPHVVEYLESKWDNIISQELQLQTTLLNYLKQQPNVVIYGTPDSSVRARVATISFSVKGLSSQEMVEQVESKTPYGFRYGTYYSERLARETLGLAKDGAVRISMVHYNTLDEIEGLIKALDEVIKSSINTKTSKL; encoded by the exons ATGGGCTTCGAGAACCACCAGAAGGAGGTCCGGGACCACTTCCCCGCCCTCCAGCAGAACCAGGTCTACCTCGACAACGCCGGAGGCAGCCAGACGCTCGGCACCGTCATCGACTCCATCCGGGACTACCTCACCGGAACCAATGTGCAGCTTGGTGCCTCGTACGTCGTGAGCAAGAAGTCTACTGCTCTCTATGGAGCCGCAtacaaggctgctgccaagtACATCAACGCCAACCCAGATGAGATTGTCTTCGGCTCGTCAACCACTCAGCTGTTCCGCAATCTGTCTTATGCTCTAAAGTTCAACCCGGGAGACGAGATTGTAGTCTCTTGGATTGATCATGAGGCCAACATTGCTTCGTGGCTGGACCTGGCCGAGCGGCAGAACCTTGTCCTCAAGTGGTGGAAGCCAAAGCCCAGTCTGAATCCCGAACTTCTTGCCAGTGACTTGACTGCACTCCTATCGCCCAGGACAAGGCTGGTGACTTGTACCCATGCGAGCAATCTCCTGGGGACAATCACTGATGTGAAGGCTGTGGCCGCGGCCGCGCATAGTGTCGGCGCTTTGCTCTGCGTTGATGCCGTGGCGTATGCCCCTCACCGGCCTATCGATGTAAAGGATCTGGGGGTTGATTTCTACTGCTTTTCTTGGTACAAGGTATATGGACCTCATATATCCATGCTCTATGGCAGCTGGAGTGCGCAAACCCATGTGAGACCTCTGGGACACTTTTTCAATCCTTCCGTCTCTCTGGAAGATAAAATTGGCCTAGCGGGTGGATCATATGAGTTGCTTCAGGCTGTTCCACACGTTGTCGAGTATCTAGAATCGAAATGGGACAATATTATCTCTCAAGAACTCCAGCTACAGACTACTCTTCTAAACTAtctcaagcagcagccaaatgTAGTTATTTATGGCACTCCGGATAGCAGTGTTCGTGCCCGAGTCGCAACGATTAGCTTCTCCGTCAAGGGATTGAGCTCCCAGGAAATGGTGGAACAAGTCGAAAGCAAAACGCCATATGGTTTCCGTTACGGAACTTACTACTCAGAACGACTGGCTCGAGAAACTTTAGGGTTGGCTAAAGATGGTGCTGTGAGGATTAGCATGGTGCATTACAATACAT TGGATGAAATCGAGGGGCTTATCAAGGCATTGGATGAGGTTATTAAAAGTTCTATTAATACTAAAACATCTaagctttaa
- a CDS encoding uncharacterized protein (SECRETED:SignalP(1-17)~TransMembrane:1 (n3-13c17/18o181-202i)), which translates to MKASIVSLVFTAALAAAQDLSGLPSCATGCVTKFTTGTAIGGCQQLDIGCICKNADFLNGIACCLADACSKSDQDKAVSFAQQICSSAGVSTPDQVVCKDSSSSQTGSATVSDNSASSKTTESSDSSTTKSSDSSTSAADSSSAPASTGSGSTTAAPTGSSAKTTTGSATKSAATTTSSNVAAPLASAGSLVGAAIAMLAAAL; encoded by the exons ATGAAGGCCTCTATCGTGTCGCTCGTCTTCACCGCAGCTCTTGCGGCTGCCCAGGATCTCAGTGGCCTCCCGTCCTGCGCT ACTGGCTGCGTCACCAAGTTCACCACTGGCACCGCGATTGGTGgctgccagcagcttgaCATTGGATGCATCTGCAAGAATGCCGATTTCCTCAACGGCATCGCATGCTGCCTGGCTGATGCCTGCAGCAAATCTGACCAGGACAAGGCCGTCTCGTTTGCTCAGCAGATCTGCTCTTCCGCCGGCGTGAGCACTCCCGACCAGGTTGTTTGCAAGGACAGCTCTTCGAGCCAGACTGGCTCTGCTACGGTATCCGACAACTCTGCTTCGAGCAAGACAACTGAATCTTCTGATTCATCCACCACCAAATCCTCTGATTCATCTACCTCCGCGGCCGACTCTTCCTCTGCCCCTGCCTCGACCGGCTCTGGCTCCACAACTGCTGCCCCGACGGGTTCTTCGGCAAAGACAACCACAGGATCGGCCACAAAGTCCGCGGCCACAACCACGAGCTCAAACGTTGCCGCCCCCTTGGCTTCTGCTGGTAGCCTTGTTGgtgccgccatcgccatgctGGCTGCTGCCCTGTAA
- a CDS encoding uncharacterized protein (BUSCO:EOG092D1G5D~EggNog:ENOG41), whose amino-acid sequence MKRKAESHASAKKAGSKKAKTTISPEDAKKRFRKGLFDDSVLESYTNEYAESSPYKHAVIHKLVDDKLLRSVRDEVRENVQFTPKETDIYKIHQSGDLANLDGLDDESLAKLPSLLSLRDAIYSETFRNYVSSITGCGPLSGKKTDMAINIYTPGCYLLCHDDVIGSRRVSYILYLTDPDIPWKPEWGGALRLFPIQEIKNKDGDVAKTPLPDVVKVIPPAWNQLSFFAVQPGESFHDVEEVYHAETKEQLEKEGGRVRMAISGWFHIPQVGEDGYIEGEEERNAKNSGLMQLQGNPAQYDAPQAKPVAVKNPKSSEAEFEEADLEFLLQYIAPTYLTPDTLEQVSEHFEENSSITLADVLSKKFAKRLQDYIQAQEKASLPEDSSAIEKSSAWKVSRPPHKHRYLYQQPSTKSRKSSDESPITELLDKLFPSDQFRRWLQVATGCTIENHDVLARRFRRGMDYTLATGHEGKARLELNLGLTPTTGWGDAADDEEEEEEEEEAKPNGKNKKKNKDKGKGKAKAVAEEPEEAVEVGGHEVYMAGDDDTNEDAAVYKSSGDDDNILFFQAAAWNKMTLVLRDSGALKFVKYVSKKANGDRWDISGTFDVEEPEENEDEEDEEDEEDDDDDEDDEAAGSGEDEFEGFSD is encoded by the exons ATGAAGAGAAAGGCAGAAAGCCATGCTTCTGCCAAAAAGGCCGGCagcaagaaggccaagaccA CCATAAGTCCAGAAGATGCAAAGAAGCGCTTCCGCAAGGGCCTTTTCGACGACTCTGTCCTGGAGTCATATACCAACGAATACGCCGAATCCTCGCCCTACAAACATGCTGTCATCCACAAGCTGGTCGATGACAAGCTCCTCCGGTCGGTTCGAGACGAAGTTCGCGAAAACGTACAATTCACTCCGAAAGAGACCGATATCTACAAGATCCATCAATCTGGTGACCTGGCCAACTTGGATGGCCTCGACGACGAGTCTCTTGCCAAGCTGCCCTCTCTGCTCTCCCTCCGCGATGCCATCTACTCGGAGACTTTCCGAAACTATGTCTCCAGCATCACTGGCTGCGGCCCGCTGAGTGGCAAGAAGACAGACATGGCCATCAACATCTATACCCCGGGCTGCTATCTGCTGTGCCATGACGACGTCATTGGCAGCAGACGAGTCAGCTACATTCTCTACTTGACAGATCCCGACATCCCGTGGAAGCCCGAATGGGGTGGCGCATTGCGTCTGTTCCCCATCCAGGAAATCAAAAACAAGGACGGTGACGTTGCGAAAACGCCGTTGCCAGACGTGGTCAAGGTCATCCCGCCTGCTTGGAACCAGCTCAGCTTCTTCGCCGTCCAGCCTGGCGAGAGTTTCCACGATGTCGAGGAGGTGTACCATGCCGAGACGAaagagcagctggagaaggaaggCGGCCGTGTTCGCATGGCCATTAGCGGCTGGTTCCACATCCCTCAggttggagaagacggctACAtcgagggagaggaggaaaggaACGCAAAGAACAGCGGCCTCATGCAGCTCCAGGGCAATCCTGCTCAGTACGATGCGCCGCAGGCAAAGCCTGTTGCGGTCAAGAATCCAAAGAGCAGCGAGGCTGAATTTGAGGAGGCCGATCTGGAATTCCTACTGCAGTACATTGCGCCAACGTACCTGACACCTGATACGCTGGAGCAAGTGTCTGAACATTTTGAAGAGAACTCGAGCATTACGCTTGCAGACGTCTTGTCGAAGAAGTTTGCTAAACGCCTACAAGATTACATCCAGGCGCAAGAAAAAGCGTCTCTTCCCGAAGATAGCTCAGCCATCGAAAAGTCTTCTGCCTGGAAAGTATCCAGACCGCCTCACAAGCACCGGTACCTTTACCAGCAACCTTCTACCAAATCTCGAAAGTCCTCAGATGAGTCACCAATCACAGAGCTACTGGACAAGCTGTTCCCAAGTGATCAGTTCCGCCGCTGGCTTCAAGTAGCAACCGGGTGCACCATTGAGAACCACGACGTTCTAGCCCGTAGATTCCGTCGCGGTATGGACTACACTCTTGCTACGGGCCACGAGGGCAAGGCTCGTCTGGAGCTCAATCTGGGTCTCACGCCAACGACTGGCTGGGGAGATGCCGccgacgatgaggaagaggaggaagaggaggaggaagccaAGCCGAACggaaagaacaagaagaagaacaaggacAAGGGCAAAGGAAAAGCGAAAGCCGTTGCTGAAGAGCCTGAGGAAGCTGTAGAAGTCGGCGGTCATGAAGTTTAcatggctggagatgatgacacCAATGAAGACGCCGCGGTGTACAAGTCCAGCGGGGACGACGACAACATTCTGTTTTTCCAGGCTGCGGCGTGGAACAAGATGACGCTTGTCCTGCGTGATAGCGGTGCTCTCAAGTTTGTCAAGTATGTGAGCAAAAAGGCCAATGGCGATAGATGGGATATCTCTGGTACATTTGATGTAGAGGAACCAGAAGAgaatgaagacgaagaggacgaagaggacgaagaggatgatgatgatgatgaggacgacgaggcaGCAGGCTCGGGGGAAGATGAGTTTGAGGGATTCTCGGACTAG
- a CDS encoding uncharacterized protein (EggNog:ENOG41): protein MFSTKSVQSLRKLFAGYHEPLPISKQQSQKLLDGIKASFRSQLDREYGRSSSDHAPTPAKSGDTNPQARRSAASLHLKSVLSNPLFSYNNKENASPLPKGLWVPDRDPMDVFDHAVSRGMMTLKAATGCLVAKEQQLSSAMDANIPAASSDTALRVVRWLRSSGAESNFLFLDNAAFVRALVPFLIAENMEAVAWEWITRTMNESKDISEEQRIARASSLLSQIVRIKSQAQYGNLDAAIQTILEAEQLFQHNPLLPKLLIQPWRSVSWLSTVESYSREMPTEKLFEAHLATADRLSRPFPVEMAHLHLYHPTHPDHLPAVEFFNDKKRLRKLVQALGPDKLNLTKFTGMGTIPWIAFLGHDTVNHLKQSGRSEEARGITQLLRSELSDIFSETLTPA from the coding sequence ATGTTCTCCACCAAGTCCGTCCAGTCGCTGAGGAAGCTTTTCGCCGGATATCACGAGCCCCTACCTATATCCAAGCAGCAGTCGCAGAAGCTCCTCGATGGCATCAAAGCATCCTTTCGTAGCCAATTAGACCGCGAATATGGACGCTCTTCCTCTGATCACGCCCCTACGCCAGCCAAATCTGGAGACACCAACCCTCAGGCTCGCCGGTCCGCTGCGTCTTTGCATTTGAAATCCGTGCTATCCAATCCTCTATTCAGCTATaacaacaaagaaaatgctTCTCCCCTGCCAAAGGGGCTGTGGGTGCCGGATCGTGATCCGATGGACGTATTTGACCACGCCGTGTCCAGGGGTATGATGACGCTCAAGGCTGCTACAGGCTGTCTGGTGGCCAAAGAGCAGCAGTTGTCAAGTGCCATGGACGCGAATATTCCAGCTGCATCTTCAGATACTGCCCTGCGAGTCGTTCGATGGCTTCGATCATCTGGGGCAGAGAGCAACTTCCTCTTTCTGGACAATGCAGCCTTTGTTCGGGCGCTTGTGCCTTTCCTCATCGCTGAAAATATGGAGGCAGTGGCTTGGGAATGGATCACGCGGACTATGAATGAGTCCAAAGACATCAGCGAAGAGCAGCGTATCGCTCGTGCGTCTTCTTTGCTGTCTCAAATCGTCCGCATCAAGAGCCAAGCCCAGTATGGTAACCTCGATGCTGCTATACAGACGATCCTCGAAGCAgagcagctcttccagcACAACCCTTTGCTACCGAAATTGCTGATTCAGCCGTGGAGATCAGTGTCATGGCTATCTACTGTAGAATCATACAGCAGAGAAATGCCAACAGAAAAGCTGTTTGAAGCTCATTTGGCTACGGCTGATCGCCTATCACGGCCATTCCCTGTAGAAATGGCACATTTGCACCTATACCACCCAACGCATCCGGATCACCTCCCTGCCGTGGAATTCTTCAACGATAAGAAGAGGCTGCGCAAGCTGGTGCAGGCCTTGGGTCCCGATAAGCTGAATCTTACAAAGTTTACGGGCATGGGCACCATTCCATGGATTGCCTTCTTGGGTCACGACACGGTCAATCACTTGAAGCAATCCGGGAGAAGTGAAGAAGCACGAGGCATCACGCAGTTGTTACGATCAGAGTTGTCTGACATTTTTTCTGAAACTTTGACACCAGCATGA